In Gimesia panareensis, the genomic window GTGAATACGCGGGGGGAGGGGCCACGACGTTTTCCTTCGACCAGGGCCAGGTCTTCGGCTGGGACATGCAGGTGCAGGGGACGCAACAGAGTCTGCTGGAGAGTGTGATTCCGCATGAAGTGCTGCACACGGTCTTCGCATCTCATTTCCGTCGACCTCTGCCCAGGTGGGCCGACGAAGGTGCCGCGACCTACGAGGAAGACGAAGTCGAGAAACGCCCCATTCGTGAACTGGCCCGGGAAGTCGTGGGGACCGAAAGACAGATCCCCATTCGCAAGTTGCTCAAAATGCAGAATTATCCTGACAACATGGGTGGCATCGCCGTCCTGTATGCGCAGGGTTTCTATCTGGCTGAATACCTGATCGATCGCGAAGGCAAGCAGGAGTTCGTCCACTTTCTGGAGACTGCGCACCAGACCGACTGGGACACCGCCTTCCGGACCCATTACGGTTTTAAAAATCAGGAAGCCGCCTACACCGCGGCCTGGCAGAAACATTCCGCCTCCGATCAGAAACTCGCCAGTCGTTATGAAATCAGGATGTTTACCAGTCCCGACTGCAGTAAATGCGAAGAAGACCGCAGAAAACTGCTGCCGGAACTTCGGGCCAAAGGGCTGATTGTGAAGGTCCTCGATTACGATCGCAACCTGGATCTGGCACGTAAGGAAAACGTGATTGGGCTCCCGACCTATATTATTTATGAGAACGGGAAACGCATTGCCAAGCTGCGCGAGAGCCATGCGCTGAGTTCCCTGTTGCGGCGTCGCCATTGATTTTCGTATAAGAACGGATATCACTTGCGATCCCCTGACTCATGAGGTGCCCCAATGCTGCGATTCGTCTGTCTGCTGATCTTTGCGTGTGGACTCCCCCATAATCTCTTTGCGCAGGAAACGGCCACTCCGGCTGTCACGCAACGCAGCACCGACCAGGGGCTGGATGCCACGCTCTGGATGCAGACCTCCGTCGAACACGATGTCGCCTGCACGCAGTCATATCGACTGGCGTGGATGCAGGTCAGAAAAGCATTACGCGATCCCTGCTGGACGGCTGCCGTCGAACAGACCGCAGGTTACGCCGGGCTGCCTCCCGCCGTGATCCTGGATCTGGATGAAACTGTGATCAATAACGGAGTCTTCATGGGCGATCTGGTCCGCAAGGACGTCAGCTGGAACCCGTCGCTCTGGAATACCTGGGTCCTCTCGGAGCGGGGTACCGCGGTTCCCGGCGCGAAAGAATTTCTCAATCAGTTGCGCGCCCATCAGATCGCGATCTTTTTCATCACCAATCGCGAGGCAAAACACGAAGCGGCGACAGTCTCGAATCTGTCCCAGATGCTGGGCTGGCAGGTCAGCCCCGAACAGGTTCTGCTCCGCGCTGAGAAACCGGAATGGACGTCGAACAAATCCTCCCGCCGCGCCCAGGTGGCCCGCTGCCATCGGATTCTGCTGTTAGTGGGAGATGACTTTAACGACTTTGTGTATCAGGGAAAGCTGTCGCCGCAGGAACGCATCAGACAGGGCAGGCGATACCAGAATTACTGGGGCCGCCGCTGGGTGATTCTGCCCAATCCCGTCTATGGAGACTGGGAAACAGCCCTCTATCATTACGACAGCCAGTTACCGACGGCTGAAAAGCTGCAGCTGAAACTGGACGCACTGACGCCTCGGACAGACCAGTAAACCTGCAGGGAAGCGGATCTGGTGACCAACAGTCTCCCACTTTTTTGGGTCATCTAAAAATCAGGGCGCCGATCCGGGAGATTAATAACATTTCTTAACAAAAAGTCTTGTGCCTTTCATAGCCTGCCACATAATAGGAATCAGCTATGTGCATCATTGATACACAAAGCCTTGGTATTCTCGCGTAGAATCAAGCGCTCTGATTGAACGAAATACTACACCCTTCAATTCTTCTGAATTCTATTTCGTTTCTTCAATTATCTTTGAAAGGCACAGTCATGCTTACGCAGCCTGCGAAACGGGGCTTCACGCTCATCGAACTTCTGGTCGTCATTGCCATCATCGCCATTTTAATCGCACTGCTGTTACCGGCAGTCCAGCAGGCGCGCGAAGCCGCCCGCCGCAGCACCTGTAAAAACAATCTGAAGCAGATGGGCCTGGCACTCCACAACTATCACGACACGCACAAGGTCTTTCCGCCCGCGACAATCAATGCCGGCTTGTATTACTACGATTCTGTCAACGGAGCGGGTTCAAATCTGCTGAACCATACCTGTTATCAGATGATTCTGCCGTTTATCGATCAGGCAAACCTCTATAACAAATACAACTGGAGCCTGCCCAGTGGCCCCGCCAAACATTCCACCGGATGTACGGGCACCGCTACAGGAAATCAGTTCTCGGTCGCGACAGCGCCCATCCCCGTCTTCCTCTGTCCCTCGGATCCCGGCGCACCATCACAAACCGTGACATCGAGTACCTACAGTGCTCAACCCGGCTGGAGAACCAGTTATGGCGTCGTGTCTTATGCCTATGGCGGTTCCATGGGAAGCTGGAAAAAGAATTCGAGTACACTGAAAGGAACTCTGGGACGGAATGGCTCTGCCAAGTTCCGGGATATCAAAGATGGTACCAGTAACACGATGATCTTCTGTGAAACACAGCTGATTAAGACATCAACCAGCTATGGTCCCTACTGGAACACAGCCGCGCACACGTTCTTTATTCTTCCCGGGGTAACGAATTACACCATCAACCACAACTACAGCGGTGGAAAACAGTATGCCTGGGGCGCCGGCAGTTTTCATGTCGGCGGTGCGCACATCATGATGGCAGATGGGGCCGTTCGCTTCCTGAGTGAAAACGTGGACCGCGTAGGAGTCGTCCAGGCACTGGTCTCCGTCGGCGGGGGAGAAATCCTGCCGGAATTCTAAGCCGATCCTGACGCACCTGCTTAGTACGATCTTAAAATACAGACCGCGGTGAACTCGCTTCACCGCGGTTTGTATTCCTTTCTTCTGTGGCGCTCGCGACTCGATTTTCACAATCAAACTCACACTGACGGGATCAGATTCATGAATTCTGCCTTGTGCTCTCT contains:
- a CDS encoding 5'-nucleotidase, lipoprotein e(P4) family, coding for MLRFVCLLIFACGLPHNLFAQETATPAVTQRSTDQGLDATLWMQTSVEHDVACTQSYRLAWMQVRKALRDPCWTAAVEQTAGYAGLPPAVILDLDETVINNGVFMGDLVRKDVSWNPSLWNTWVLSERGTAVPGAKEFLNQLRAHQIAIFFITNREAKHEAATVSNLSQMLGWQVSPEQVLLRAEKPEWTSNKSSRRAQVARCHRILLLVGDDFNDFVYQGKLSPQERIRQGRRYQNYWGRRWVILPNPVYGDWETALYHYDSQLPTAEKLQLKLDALTPRTDQ
- a CDS encoding DUF1559 domain-containing protein, with the protein product MLTQPAKRGFTLIELLVVIAIIAILIALLLPAVQQAREAARRSTCKNNLKQMGLALHNYHDTHKVFPPATINAGLYYYDSVNGAGSNLLNHTCYQMILPFIDQANLYNKYNWSLPSGPAKHSTGCTGTATGNQFSVATAPIPVFLCPSDPGAPSQTVTSSTYSAQPGWRTSYGVVSYAYGGSMGSWKKNSSTLKGTLGRNGSAKFRDIKDGTSNTMIFCETQLIKTSTSYGPYWNTAAHTFFILPGVTNYTINHNYSGGKQYAWGAGSFHVGGAHIMMADGAVRFLSENVDRVGVVQALVSVGGGEILPEF